The sequence TGGACGCCAAGCGCGCCGACATCGGCTCGACCGCCGCGGCCTATGCTCGCGCCTTGTTCGAGGTCTGGGACGCCGACGCCGTCACCGTGAACCCTTATTTGGGGCGAGATGGGGTCAAGCCCTTTACGGCCTACGGCGACCGCTACGTTTTCGTCCTTTGCCACACCTCCAACCCCAGCGCCGCCGAAATCCAGGGCGTCAGCCGCTATGGTCTGCCGCTTTACCAGCACATTGCCAGCATTGCGCCCACCTGGGGCGATGGCAATGTGGGCCTGGTGGTAGGGGCCACCTATCCCGAGGCCCTGGCCGAAGTCCGCGCCCTGGCCCCGCGCGCCTGGCTGCTGGCCCCCGGCGTGGGTGCGCAAGGCGGCGATGCCGCCGCCGCCCTGACCAACGGCCTGCGGCCCGACGGCATGGGCGTGCTGGTGAATGTGGGGCGCGGCATCGCCCTGGCCGACGACCCTCATCAGGTTGCCGAGACCTTCGCCGAACAACTGCGTCCGTCCCCTCGCTCGGCGACGGCGCCCGGCCGCCTGCACTCGCTCGCCTTCCGGCTCCACGACCTGGGCTGCATCCGTTTCGGCGATTTTACCCTCGCCTCTGGCATCCAGTCGCCGGTCTACATCGATTTGCGCCTGCTCGTCAGCGACTCGACCACCCTGGCCCTGGCCGCCCAACTCTACGCCACCCAGATCGCCGGGCTGATGGTCGATCGATTGGCGGCTGTGCCCTACGCCGGGCTGCCCATCGCCACCGCCGCCAGCCTGGAAACCGGCCTGCCGCTGATCTACACCCGCAAAGAGGCCAAGACCCACGGTCGGGCGCGCAGCATCGAGGGCGATTACCACCCTGGCGAGCGCGTGGTCGTGATCGAAGACCTGGTGACAAGCGCCGGCAGCCTGCTCGAAAGCGTCCACATCCTGCGCGACGAAGGGCTGCATGTGGGCGATGCCGTGGTGCTGATCGACCGCGAGCAGGGCGGCGAAGCCAATCTGGCCGCGGCGGGCGTGCGGCTGCACGCAGTCATGACCTTCTCGCAGTTGCTGGACGCGCTTCATCAGGCCGGGCGCATCGACGCCGTGCAGTACCAGACGGTGCGGGATTATCTGGCGGCGACAACGAATTGACATAAAATCGCATTCTCCGAGCTTTTTTCGACACGTCCGGCCTTCCACAGACCGGACGTGTGCTTTCTGGGGCAAGATGATCCGTTTGGGTACTGGCAGGCCAGCGGCCACCCTGATACCTTACACGCATCCCGCTCCCCGCCCCCCCTGCCACCCGCCCCCTGCGACCCGCTC is a genomic window of Caldilineales bacterium containing:
- the pyrF gene encoding orotidine-5'-phosphate decarboxylase; its protein translation is MTDRFTFKLERLLRQGRAPLCVGLDPDLDSMPAHYPDPLAWNWAIIAATRDLAACYKPNLAFFEALGSDGYELLGQTLAAIPPDVPVLLDAKRADIGSTAAAYARALFEVWDADAVTVNPYLGRDGVKPFTAYGDRYVFVLCHTSNPSAAEIQGVSRYGLPLYQHIASIAPTWGDGNVGLVVGATYPEALAEVRALAPRAWLLAPGVGAQGGDAAAALTNGLRPDGMGVLVNVGRGIALADDPHQVAETFAEQLRPSPRSATAPGRLHSLAFRLHDLGCIRFGDFTLASGIQSPVYIDLRLLVSDSTTLALAAQLYATQIAGLMVDRLAAVPYAGLPIATAASLETGLPLIYTRKEAKTHGRARSIEGDYHPGERVVVIEDLVTSAGSLLESVHILRDEGLHVGDAVVLIDREQGGEANLAAAGVRLHAVMTFSQLLDALHQAGRIDAVQYQTVRDYLAATTN